The Corynebacterium simulans genome contains a region encoding:
- a CDS encoding DUF3099 domain-containing protein, with translation MSPKNSRDRLSRNSSGTPQTGRRGWARPFRRREAHLITTAQLSPGQQLHRREVIYSILQLLRVPSLLIGGALMYFFDAWLAGTLIIAVTFPLPWIAVVIGNAQGQRKDKREKNIYKPALARQMAQMQAEQLAQPKREGIEQRSAETIDHDDDSQ, from the coding sequence ATGTCCCCCAAGAACTCGCGCGATAGGTTAAGCCGAAATTCCTCCGGCACCCCACAAACGGGGCGGCGCGGATGGGCGCGCCCTTTCCGACGCCGCGAAGCCCACCTCATCACCACCGCCCAGCTCTCCCCGGGCCAACAGTTGCATCGGCGCGAAGTCATCTATTCCATCCTGCAGCTTCTGCGTGTGCCCTCCCTCCTCATAGGCGGCGCGCTCATGTACTTCTTCGACGCCTGGCTCGCCGGCACCTTAATCATCGCCGTGACCTTCCCGCTGCCGTGGATCGCCGTGGTGATTGGTAATGCGCAGGGCCAGCGCAAGGACAAGCGCGAAAAGAACATCTATAAGCCGGCGCTTGCCCGCCAGATGGCGCAAATGCAGGCAGAGCAACTAGCCCAGCCCAAGCGCGAGGGCATCGAGCAGCGGTCTGCCGAGACCATCGATCATGACGACGACTCGCAATAA
- a CDS encoding DUF3039 domain-containing protein, whose translation MIGGVSTTTKTIERPDVREDTSTSDDTPKFFHYVKKDQILDSAVNGKYVVALCGETFPVTKQAKPGSPVCPDCERVYKGLRRK comes from the coding sequence ATGATTGGTGGAGTGAGTACGACGACTAAGACGATTGAACGCCCCGACGTCCGCGAGGACACGTCCACTTCTGATGACACCCCGAAGTTCTTTCATTACGTAAAGAAAGACCAGATTTTGGACTCCGCAGTCAACGGTAAGTACGTCGTTGCGCTGTGCGGCGAGACCTTCCCCGTAACCAAGCAGGCAAAGCCCGGCTCCCCGGTATGCCCGGATTGTGAGCGCGTGTACAAGGGCCTGCGCCGCAAGTGA
- a CDS encoding DEAD/DEAH box helicase → MSNSVSRNPRRFANNGKLRAWQQAALDKFLSKKPQDFMAVATPGAGKTTFALRIATELMEDRTVERVIVVVPTEHLKIQWSQSAARVGLALDPNFSNSSAVNPAMDGIVVTYAQVGMHPFKHRAVASARRTLVILDEIHHAGDAKSWGDGVREAYDDVEHRLALTGTPFRSDDSQIPFVRYEEDGEGHLVSRSDHAYNYGDALRDGVVRPVVFLSYSGEARWRDSAGEEYAARLGDILNPEQTARAWKTALDPKGEWIPAVLQAAHTRLMQMRRNMPDAGGLVLATDTQTARAYAKILKQLSSTPVSVILSDDPGSSDRIEEFSKSTDEWMVAVRMVSEGVDVPRLAVGVYATSASTPLFFAQAIGRFVRSRMPGETASVFLPSVPVLLGLAENMEKERNHVLGEEKSPDKEGWDDELLAEANTKKSEPDMLEPSYEALGAEAEFSGLLFNGSQFNTGDITEDVDADFLGIPGLLDADQVKDLLRKKQSEELDRREAEEKARRAAEAAEEQRRKLYGMQYAPKRREEPTNNQESTGVVDEIGNLRKELNTVVSITAQRTGRPHGAIHTEVRKACGGPPTALCDAEQLRQRIEYLRKW, encoded by the coding sequence GTGAGTAATTCTGTGTCCCGCAACCCCAGAAGATTCGCCAACAACGGAAAGCTACGCGCCTGGCAGCAGGCGGCCCTCGATAAGTTCCTGTCTAAAAAGCCGCAGGACTTCATGGCCGTGGCAACGCCTGGTGCAGGTAAGACCACCTTCGCGCTGCGCATTGCCACAGAGCTGATGGAAGACCGCACGGTCGAGCGAGTCATCGTCGTGGTGCCTACTGAACACCTCAAGATTCAGTGGTCCCAGTCGGCCGCGCGCGTGGGCTTGGCGCTGGATCCGAACTTCTCGAATTCTTCTGCCGTGAACCCGGCGATGGACGGCATCGTGGTGACCTATGCTCAGGTGGGCATGCACCCGTTCAAGCACCGCGCGGTGGCTTCGGCGCGCCGTACGTTGGTGATCCTGGATGAGATTCACCACGCAGGTGACGCCAAGAGCTGGGGCGACGGCGTGCGCGAGGCTTACGACGACGTCGAGCACCGCTTGGCGCTTACCGGTACGCCTTTCCGCTCGGATGACTCGCAGATTCCTTTCGTGCGCTACGAGGAGGACGGTGAGGGCCACCTGGTCTCTCGCTCGGATCACGCCTATAACTATGGCGATGCGCTTCGCGACGGCGTCGTGCGCCCCGTTGTGTTCTTGTCTTACTCGGGCGAGGCGCGCTGGCGTGACTCCGCGGGTGAGGAATACGCCGCGCGTCTGGGCGATATCTTGAACCCTGAGCAGACAGCCCGTGCATGGAAGACGGCGCTGGACCCGAAGGGCGAGTGGATCCCGGCGGTGCTGCAGGCCGCACACACGCGCCTTATGCAGATGCGCCGCAACATGCCGGACGCCGGCGGCCTGGTGTTGGCTACCGATACGCAAACTGCGCGCGCCTACGCGAAGATTTTGAAGCAGCTTTCCTCGACCCCGGTCTCCGTGATTTTGTCCGATGACCCGGGCTCTTCGGACCGCATTGAGGAGTTTTCCAAGTCCACCGACGAGTGGATGGTGGCAGTGCGCATGGTGTCTGAGGGCGTCGACGTCCCGCGCCTAGCGGTGGGCGTTTACGCCACCTCGGCCTCGACTCCGCTGTTCTTCGCGCAGGCAATCGGCCGCTTCGTGCGATCGCGTATGCCCGGTGAGACCGCCTCGGTGTTCCTGCCTTCCGTGCCGGTGCTGCTGGGCCTGGCTGAGAACATGGAAAAGGAACGCAACCATGTCCTGGGTGAGGAAAAGAGCCCCGATAAAGAGGGCTGGGATGACGAGCTATTGGCGGAGGCCAATACTAAGAAGTCTGAGCCCGACATGCTCGAGCCCTCCTACGAGGCCCTTGGCGCGGAGGCGGAGTTTTCCGGCCTGCTCTTTAACGGCTCGCAGTTCAACACCGGCGACATCACCGAAGACGTCGACGCGGACTTCCTGGGCATCCCCGGGCTTCTCGACGCCGACCAGGTCAAGGACCTGCTGCGCAAGAAGCAGTCGGAGGAACTCGATCGCCGCGAAGCAGAGGAGAAGGCGCGCCGGGCTGCTGAGGCCGCTGAGGAACAGCGCCGCAAGCTCTACGGCATGCAGTACGCTCCGAAGCGCCGTGAGGAACCAACTAACAACCAAGAATCCACCGGCGTAGTAGATGAGATTGGCAACCTGCGCAAGGAACTCAACACCGTTGTCTCCATTACCGCGCAGCGCACCGGCCGCCCTCACGGCGCCATTCACACTGAGGTCCGCAAGGCCTGCGGCGGCCCACCCACCGCGCTTTGCGACGCCGAGCAATTGCGCCAGCGCATCGAGTACCTGCGCAAGTGGTAG
- a CDS encoding DUF4190 domain-containing protein, protein MTTPNDPHTPGNGKNSDSTEGAAYPAFAGGGVGEPQAEKKSVIAVWALVIGIIALVSLFLVVPPLLLGPIGIIVSIVALLKGKKRPKELRRAWMSIAGLITSIIALILSVAFSVYLYTHIGWTMTPDPEMCMTIDDPVQKQACMEDSLNGAT, encoded by the coding sequence ATGACCACCCCGAACGACCCTCACACCCCGGGCAACGGGAAGAATTCCGACAGTACCGAAGGCGCGGCATACCCGGCTTTTGCCGGTGGTGGTGTCGGTGAACCTCAAGCCGAAAAGAAAAGCGTGATCGCTGTTTGGGCTCTCGTAATCGGCATCATTGCGCTGGTGTCTTTGTTCCTAGTTGTTCCACCGCTGCTGCTGGGGCCGATTGGCATCATCGTCTCCATCGTCGCATTGCTAAAAGGCAAGAAGCGACCAAAAGAGCTACGCCGCGCCTGGATGTCCATCGCCGGCTTGATTACCTCAATTATCGCATTAATCTTGTCCGTTGCTTTCTCGGTTTACTTGTATACGCACATTGGTTGGACGATGACGCCTGACCCTGAAATGTGCATGACCATCGATGACCCAGTGCAAAAGCAAGCCTGCATGGAAGATTCTTTGAATGGCGCTACTTAA
- a CDS encoding 6-carboxyhexanoate--CoA ligase: MAKTSTVLMSIKMRASLEGRHISGAERIVEPHLVPRVSSELATRALRHEKGVPDSINIATRVVAASDIAHVSALKVSTRDCENPESAQTAMIAVLAKGNRVSESAARRGIELLYRTRDMRGASIVCAETGERLDTHGQRGVRVGTFDWADSFCAESKNHRADAVALASKALAAPGIVAEVCISDDPSYTTGYVAVEGSYTALHNVKAEGGKQGGRVLFYSGALSALPATEQWLREKPVLVEGSWQ, encoded by the coding sequence ATGGCAAAAACCTCGACTGTGCTGATGAGTATCAAGATGCGTGCAAGCCTTGAAGGTAGGCATATCTCGGGTGCAGAACGCATCGTAGAACCGCACCTTGTTCCTCGTGTGAGCTCAGAGCTTGCTACTCGTGCGTTGCGGCACGAAAAGGGCGTGCCGGATTCCATCAATATCGCTACGAGGGTGGTTGCAGCAAGCGACATTGCTCATGTCAGTGCCTTGAAGGTGAGTACACGGGACTGCGAGAACCCGGAGTCTGCACAAACAGCGATGATAGCCGTGCTCGCTAAGGGCAACCGAGTTTCCGAGAGCGCAGCCCGCCGAGGTATCGAGCTTCTGTACCGCACCCGCGATATGCGCGGTGCGAGCATCGTCTGTGCTGAAACCGGCGAGCGTCTAGACACTCATGGGCAACGTGGCGTTCGGGTGGGAACATTTGATTGGGCTGATTCCTTTTGCGCCGAGTCGAAGAACCATCGGGCTGATGCCGTTGCTTTAGCATCCAAGGCTCTTGCTGCGCCGGGCATTGTCGCGGAAGTCTGTATTTCCGATGACCCGAGCTACACCACGGGTTATGTTGCGGTCGAAGGTTCCTATACGGCTTTGCACAACGTCAAGGCTGAAGGCGGGAAACAAGGCGGACGTGTCTTGTTCTATTCAGGCGCACTTAGTGCACTTCCGGCGACAGAGCAGTGGCTGCGTGAAAAGCCTGTCCTCGTGGAAGGTTCTTGGCAATGA
- a CDS encoding aminotransferase class I/II-fold pyridoxal phosphate-dependent enzyme, with protein MSLEDWACSSNASWRERGLERVERVISGSQSPRTVVDGRETLLAGSSDYLGLGANRALADAAHEATLRAGVGSGGSRLTTGTSDYHVALERDLAGFVGAPAALVFGSGYHANMGVIPALAAAARDCGERLSIFSDADNHASIIDGIRLAKSSYQGIRSSVYPHLDVKTLEEQLAADASERRLIVSDGVFSMSGELANLHALQELAQDYNAWLMIDDAHGIGTLGRNGRGVCEHFDLPLPDIYIGTASKALGVAGAFVVGSEPLIELCRQRCRSYIFSTSMPPSQAAAISAALALVPSHVPRLARVVHNLRQRLRANGWKVADSPAPIIVLPVGAECRFGVVGTASPRSWYRCSTYPVLQGGFLS; from the coding sequence ATGAGCCTGGAAGACTGGGCATGCAGTTCTAATGCTTCGTGGCGTGAGCGTGGTCTGGAAAGAGTCGAAAGGGTCATTAGCGGTAGTCAAAGTCCGCGCACCGTGGTCGATGGGCGTGAAACGCTGCTTGCGGGATCGTCTGATTACCTGGGGCTCGGGGCGAATCGCGCGCTTGCCGACGCAGCCCACGAAGCAACGCTGCGCGCCGGGGTGGGGTCGGGAGGATCGCGACTGACTACGGGTACGAGTGATTATCATGTCGCGCTCGAGCGTGATCTGGCTGGTTTTGTCGGTGCGCCGGCAGCGCTCGTGTTCGGTTCGGGTTACCACGCCAACATGGGAGTAATCCCTGCGCTTGCTGCAGCTGCGCGAGATTGTGGCGAGAGACTTTCTATTTTCTCTGACGCTGATAATCATGCGAGCATCATCGACGGCATCCGGCTGGCCAAGTCGAGCTACCAAGGGATCCGGTCATCTGTTTATCCGCACCTCGACGTGAAAACCTTAGAAGAGCAGCTTGCTGCCGATGCATCAGAGCGCCGATTGATTGTCAGTGACGGCGTATTTTCCATGTCCGGCGAGCTTGCGAATCTCCATGCGCTTCAGGAACTTGCTCAGGATTACAACGCCTGGTTGATGATCGATGACGCGCACGGGATCGGCACACTTGGCAGAAATGGACGCGGCGTTTGTGAGCATTTCGATTTACCTTTGCCGGATATCTATATCGGTACCGCTAGCAAAGCCCTAGGTGTGGCGGGCGCTTTCGTCGTGGGCAGTGAGCCACTTATCGAGCTATGCCGCCAACGCTGCCGCAGCTATATCTTCTCAACGTCCATGCCACCATCGCAGGCGGCTGCTATTAGTGCGGCGTTAGCTCTTGTTCCTTCGCATGTGCCACGGCTTGCCCGCGTCGTGCACAACCTTCGGCAGCGTCTGCGGGCGAACGGATGGAAAGTGGCGGACTCGCCCGCACCTATTATCGTCTTGCCAGTAGGCGCTGAGTGTCGATTTGGGGTAGTTGGTACCGCGAGTCCGCGTAGTTGGTACCGGTGTTCCACGTATCCGGTACTGCAAGGGGGTTTTCTTTCATAG
- the istA gene encoding IS21 family transposase, translating into MTDYRAVMTLLIRKRSYRQIEDQLGCSHRAISRANQALRSLGLTTAQQVAALTNDELDEIFVDKRSSGQGEFVPIDFDAVVKARTGRVKQTLQVLWARYTTIPAQPGQRHYSYDRFRQLVASHVDAAGLTARITHAPGHTMQVDWAGTKMCLYDPAGTPGAKVSIFVAALPYSGMLFACACIDQRQQSWLDAHRQAFDYFGGVCQVVVPDNASTASNAISTADRNRKVNDTYQQFLEHYNTAALPTRARRPKDKANVEAAVKIVTHKVIHALEGHQCVDLDELNGKIVDLVDAINRSVPFRSQHISRRDLFEEHEQHLLADLPTTPWQHTEWKRAKVAPDFHITVATVRYSVPHQLVGRTVDVRITGQVLTVFDQGTTVATHQVSHKRGAYVTDYEHIPSGMDSTRGLWTSDYFYREASKTGPATRKVIEELIAAKAIPAQAYQSCRNVLSMGKHGNKPILEEACQRLTANDGSRRAVSYTAVKNMMAAIRKEHATRPRGLDQAPRSTTTAQPVAADRDTTGAFLGGADQFSMDNLAKKGN; encoded by the coding sequence ATGACGGATTACCGTGCGGTGATGACGCTGCTGATTAGGAAGCGTTCTTACCGCCAGATTGAAGACCAACTCGGGTGCTCGCACCGCGCGATTTCCCGAGCGAACCAAGCGCTGCGAAGCCTTGGCTTGACCACTGCCCAGCAGGTCGCGGCGTTGACGAATGACGAGCTGGACGAGATATTCGTTGACAAGCGCAGTAGCGGGCAAGGCGAGTTCGTCCCGATTGACTTTGACGCGGTCGTCAAAGCACGCACAGGGCGTGTGAAGCAAACACTGCAAGTATTGTGGGCTCGGTACACCACGATCCCCGCCCAGCCGGGTCAGCGTCACTACAGCTACGACCGGTTCCGCCAGTTGGTTGCTTCCCATGTCGATGCGGCCGGGCTTACCGCCCGGATCACCCATGCACCAGGGCATACGATGCAGGTGGATTGGGCGGGGACCAAGATGTGCCTGTACGACCCTGCGGGCACACCGGGTGCGAAAGTCAGCATTTTCGTTGCCGCGCTGCCGTATTCAGGGATGCTGTTTGCCTGTGCGTGTATTGACCAGCGGCAACAGTCCTGGCTTGATGCCCACCGTCAAGCGTTTGACTACTTTGGTGGGGTCTGCCAGGTTGTTGTCCCCGATAACGCGTCGACGGCATCAAACGCGATCAGCACTGCCGATAGGAATCGGAAGGTCAACGACACTTACCAGCAGTTCTTGGAGCACTACAACACAGCAGCACTTCCTACGCGCGCGCGTCGGCCGAAGGATAAAGCGAATGTGGAAGCTGCGGTAAAGATCGTCACACACAAAGTCATCCACGCCCTTGAAGGCCACCAGTGTGTTGACTTGGACGAGCTCAACGGAAAGATTGTGGACTTAGTCGATGCAATCAACAGGTCCGTGCCGTTTCGCAGTCAGCACATCAGCCGCAGGGATCTCTTCGAAGAACACGAGCAGCATCTCCTTGCTGACCTGCCGACAACCCCATGGCAGCACACCGAGTGGAAGCGCGCGAAAGTAGCCCCTGATTTCCATATCACGGTTGCAACGGTGCGCTACTCCGTTCCGCACCAGCTTGTTGGCCGCACTGTCGATGTGCGCATCACAGGCCAGGTCTTGACCGTCTTTGATCAGGGGACGACCGTGGCAACCCACCAGGTTTCGCATAAGCGTGGGGCCTATGTCACTGACTATGAGCACATTCCATCTGGAATGGACTCCACCCGTGGACTGTGGACCAGTGACTACTTTTATCGCGAAGCCAGCAAAACCGGCCCGGCAACACGCAAGGTCATCGAAGAACTCATCGCGGCGAAAGCCATCCCGGCCCAGGCGTACCAGTCTTGCCGAAATGTGCTTTCGATGGGCAAACACGGCAACAAACCAATCCTGGAAGAGGCATGCCAGCGCCTGACCGCCAACGACGGCAGCCGACGGGCGGTGTCATATACCGCAGTCAAAAACATGATGGCCGCCATACGCAAAGAACACGCCACTCGGCCCCGCGGATTAGACCAGGCCCCGCGTAGCACCACAACCGCCCAGCCTGTAGCCGCTGACCGGGATACCACCGGCGCGTTTCTCGGCGGTGCAGACCAGTTCAGCATGGACAACCTCGCAAAGAAAGGAAACTAA
- a CDS encoding ATP-binding protein: MSSPTPPTDRFLDESVLPDFTALRMTAFGRSVIDIANDPAFDTWTFSQKVLYALDKEVAARRERRINKLLKASRSPNLDACLENVVCTPDRNINPEQVSRLAHGQWCHLGQNIVILGKSSVGKTYLAQALITAACRKDYSARFYHTDMLAAELAVLQPDDPKRLKFIQHLHDVDVLVLDDFLTTPVDAATAHQLLNILAGREGKVSTIVTSQFTPLEWYKSIPDAVISESILNRLVSGAEIGPDPHVVDT, encoded by the coding sequence TTGTCATCACCAACCCCGCCAACAGATCGCTTCCTTGACGAATCCGTCCTGCCCGACTTCACCGCGCTGCGGATGACAGCCTTTGGCAGAAGCGTCATCGACATCGCCAACGATCCCGCATTCGACACATGGACGTTTTCCCAAAAGGTGCTCTACGCACTTGATAAAGAAGTCGCGGCCAGGCGCGAGCGACGCATCAACAAACTGCTGAAAGCATCCCGATCTCCAAACCTTGATGCTTGCCTTGAAAACGTGGTCTGCACGCCTGACCGCAACATCAACCCCGAGCAAGTCAGCAGACTCGCTCACGGACAATGGTGCCACCTGGGCCAAAACATTGTCATCCTGGGCAAATCCTCAGTCGGCAAAACCTACCTCGCCCAAGCCCTGATCACAGCAGCATGCCGCAAAGACTACTCCGCACGGTTCTACCACACCGACATGCTCGCCGCCGAACTGGCAGTCCTCCAACCCGATGACCCTAAACGGCTGAAATTCATCCAGCACCTCCACGACGTCGATGTCCTAGTCCTCGATGACTTCCTGACCACACCTGTTGATGCCGCGACTGCGCACCAACTTCTCAACATCCTCGCCGGCCGTGAAGGCAAAGTCTCAACGATAGTGACCTCACAATTCACCCCACTGGAGTGGTACAAGTCCATCCCCGACGCCGTGATCTCCGAGTCAATCCTCAACCGACTCGTCTCCGGCGCCGAGATCGGACCTGACCCCCATGTGGTGGACACCTGA
- a CDS encoding IS3 family transposase (programmed frameshift), whose amino-acid sequence MSRYSEQFKRDAVALYENNEDLSLNSASAELGINRASLHSWVKKYGTGKRARTKAVHDQAQAANDSARIRQLEKEVSKLREERDILRKAAKYFGRRDSLVIRFQFVDDHRTEYSVKRMCDVLKLNRSSFYKWVSTRKKRRLKMYSDAVIGARIKTIFDDEHGLYGAKRIAASLKEDTTYTPINHKKVARIMKSMGLKGFSKRRRCITTRRKPGHRVMPDLVGRKFTAGEPNRVYVGDITYLPCRGGKNMYLATVIDTYSRKLAGYALADHMRVSLVIDALAHAHGVRGSLDGTIFHSDHGSVYTSQAFRNYCSSLGVRQSMGAVGTSADNALAESFNATLKREVLRDRKVFNNPISCRQEVFRWCMRYNTRRRHSWCNLVAPDVFEAETSAILTTAA is encoded by the exons ATGTCCAGGTACTCCGAACAGTTCAAACGCGATGCCGTAGCCCTCTATGAGAACAACGAGGATCTCTCGCTGAACTCAGCATCAGCTGAGCTCGGTATCAACCGTGCCTCGCTACATTCTTGGGTCAAAAAGTACGGCACTGGCAAACGTGCCCGCACGAAGGCCGTGCACGATCAAGCCCAAGCGGCGAATGATTCTGCGCGAATCCGTCAGCTGGAAAAAGAAGTCTCTAAGCTGCGCGAAGAACGCGACATCCTGCGTAAGGCCGCGAAATATTTTG GCCGAAGAGACTCACTGGTGATCCGCTTCCAGTTTGTCGATGACCACCGAACCGAGTACTCGGTTAAGCGGATGTGCGATGTGTTAAAGCTGAATCGTTCCTCGTTTTACAAGTGGGTGAGCACCCGTAAAAAACGCAGGTTAAAGATGTATTCTGATGCCGTTATTGGTGCAAGAATCAAGACCATCTTCGATGATGAGCACGGGCTTTATGGTGCTAAACGCATCGCCGCAAGCCTCAAGGAGGACACGACGTATACCCCGATCAATCACAAGAAAGTTGCACGCATCATGAAATCCATGGGGTTAAAAGGCTTTAGCAAACGGCGTCGATGCATTACTACCAGGCGTAAGCCTGGTCACCGTGTCATGCCAGATCTAGTAGGCCGCAAGTTCACAGCTGGCGAGCCAAATCGTGTGTATGTCGGTGACATTACTTACCTGCCGTGTAGGGGAGGCAAAAACATGTACCTTGCCACAGTCATTGACACGTATTCACGTAAACTTGCAGGTTATGCACTCGCAGACCACATGCGGGTCTCACTAGTTATCGATGCTCTAGCCCACGCACACGGCGTGCGCGGCAGTCTTGATGGGACTATTTTCCATTCCGATCACGGCAGCGTGTACACCTCACAAGCCTTTAGGAACTACTGCTCGTCGTTAGGTGTGCGCCAGTCCATGGGCGCGGTTGGAACGAGTGCCGATAATGCCCTGGCAGAATCCTTTAACGCCACCTTAAAGCGGGAAGTACTGCGTGATCGGAAAGTCTTTAACAACCCAATTAGCTGTCGTCAAGAGGTCTTCCGGTGGTGCATGCGCTACAACACGCGCCGGCGGCACTCCTGGTGCAATCTCGTAGCTCCTGATGTCTTTGAAGCCGAGACTTCGGCTATACTGACCACAGCAGCATAG
- the istA gene encoding IS21 family transposase encodes MANFKQIIAMCLDGASYAQITHALGCSRREVSRAKKVINDEELTPERFHQLPPGWFDERFSDGRSKRTMTYDQPDFHALARKLKSTKHVTRHKLWMDYLSQPCPTDKTKYQYSQFCSGLNEFLRANDLVEVITHEPGQELYVDWAGDKVPVVDQASGDTAFKASLFVAVSPYSGLMYVTAAANEKMPAWIECHVKALNYLGKVPAVIVPDNASTATYRPKKHSRYRMVTDRYAAFADYYGITIVPTRPGRPRDKAAVERAVKIAYTKILGYFSNEVFYDLDELNEAIACRLADINSAMTRPDGSTRRMRFDREEAPMMRDLPPTPFTEVSYKRLKVDRNWHITCDYQYYSVPFQLVGESVTVRLTPQLVSIFSGEQLVAEHTRLHGFKYRYSTNPQHGPCGDDEGHKALTRDELLAWASSFGAATHAVIAMILDRNSAAIPRGLIQARNVLANLGKKHNKATLEPACQQVVDKKLAPTMAVIKRLQTDIAHAQQHPGQPGPKTQPVAKRQPRPSTPLTGEVADAVFIRPADHYEN; translated from the coding sequence GTGGCCAACTTCAAACAGATCATCGCGATGTGCCTTGATGGTGCTAGCTACGCGCAGATCACACACGCATTGGGATGTTCACGACGAGAAGTATCCCGAGCGAAGAAAGTCATCAACGATGAGGAACTAACTCCAGAGCGTTTCCATCAACTTCCACCGGGATGGTTCGATGAGCGATTCAGCGACGGCCGGAGTAAACGGACGATGACCTACGACCAACCTGATTTTCATGCTCTTGCCCGCAAACTGAAAAGTACAAAGCATGTGACCAGGCACAAGCTGTGGATGGACTACTTGTCGCAGCCGTGTCCGACGGACAAGACAAAGTACCAGTACTCCCAGTTTTGTAGTGGGCTCAATGAATTTCTGCGTGCCAACGATCTCGTCGAAGTTATCACCCATGAGCCAGGGCAAGAGCTTTATGTCGACTGGGCCGGTGACAAAGTGCCTGTAGTAGATCAGGCCAGTGGTGACACCGCGTTCAAGGCGTCATTGTTTGTCGCGGTCAGCCCGTACTCAGGGCTGATGTATGTCACGGCCGCTGCGAACGAGAAGATGCCGGCGTGGATTGAGTGCCATGTCAAAGCGTTGAACTATCTTGGCAAAGTACCAGCAGTCATCGTGCCGGATAATGCTTCTACGGCGACTTATCGGCCGAAGAAGCATTCAAGGTACCGCATGGTCACTGACCGCTACGCAGCGTTTGCAGACTATTACGGGATCACGATCGTGCCGACCAGGCCCGGCAGGCCTCGTGACAAGGCAGCGGTAGAGCGTGCCGTGAAAATCGCTTACACCAAAATCCTGGGCTACTTCAGCAACGAGGTCTTCTACGACCTCGATGAACTCAATGAGGCGATCGCTTGCCGTCTTGCCGATATCAACAGCGCAATGACGCGGCCTGATGGCTCAACACGGCGCATGCGCTTTGATCGAGAAGAGGCACCAATGATGCGGGATCTTCCGCCGACGCCGTTTACGGAAGTGTCTTATAAGCGGCTCAAAGTCGATCGCAACTGGCACATCACCTGTGACTACCAGTACTACTCAGTGCCATTTCAGCTGGTAGGAGAATCGGTAACAGTCAGGCTCACCCCGCAACTAGTAAGCATCTTCAGCGGGGAGCAGCTTGTTGCTGAACACACGCGCCTTCACGGATTCAAATACCGGTATTCCACCAACCCTCAGCATGGGCCATGTGGCGATGATGAAGGCCACAAGGCGCTTACCCGTGACGAGCTTTTGGCTTGGGCCTCGTCGTTCGGGGCAGCAACGCACGCAGTCATAGCGATGATCCTCGACCGCAATAGTGCCGCCATCCCCCGCGGACTCATCCAGGCACGCAACGTACTGGCCAACCTGGGCAAAAAGCACAACAAAGCCACCCTAGAGCCTGCATGCCAACAGGTCGTGGACAAAAAGCTGGCCCCAACGATGGCTGTGATCAAACGCCTCCAGACTGACATTGCCCACGCCCAACAACATCCCGGGCAACCAGGGCCAAAAACACAGCCTGTAGCCAAGCGCCAACCACGCCCAAGTACCCCGCTTACCGGTGAGGTGGCCGATGCCGTCTTTATCCGGCCTGCTGACCACTACGAAAACTAG